The following proteins are encoded in a genomic region of Amia ocellicauda isolate fAmiCal2 chromosome 6, fAmiCal2.hap1, whole genome shotgun sequence:
- the ccdc138 gene encoding coiled-coil domain-containing protein 138 isoform X1, producing MSFAEAAVDLDITVQRLKKKYLDRGRERTANTSGVSFKSGSVSTSCDVSPEPRMLTSVEKKSPESGLSYSERRQYRRAIRELYETVSRGSDRQDRTEQCMFNGSSAVSEEELSGEEAVDALDTNSQLYTETDVTLPSNLARASGSHVTDPHADLRAACPRAETREKRCSLPPEMGQVYREMLLIYDKLQVESVAQRELAAQLREREHRLQQDQARLLQQQSALGQIRGVEEEVRTTIRCLQEQHQQEVRRLQESLRDRDKENKRLTSSFETMKAFNDTVKKQLHDVSEQNKRLEKQARSVQARLENLQRKHELLAVQRGRENIPPGGQDVKRARRDQAAAGARPAKPPPSPAVYEALAALLDWVVDLQLRHLPPRDGGDDSLAQERCSKLLPMLTEQLQSGPAVSASLHVPLVRFIYWALRQLENTPQHNTLTSTMRRLGEEAYRGAAPRRGRGGSPDRGHEGKPATAAFFRSPSLHVRFLSTLIVLKTVSQADRLAQALDSLHRDLQAAEGRALFLQYQALPLVLALLHSGGRGLLSAALDILLQMTADPGFLDAFLQSCSSESCFRTLSLLLRQPRLDVPLLEKISVLLQKLSKIKRNKRLFELSGIHLAVQEMHRTADPAHTFLTINLNSILYNLGLLKRESRPLRFAGPACERLEKRSDEL from the exons ATGAGTTTTGCAGAGGCGGCCGTGGATCTGGACATCACGGTGCAGAGGCTGAAGAAGAAGTACCTGGACCGCGGCCGG GAAAGGACTGCGAATACATCAGGCGTCAGTTTCAAATCTGGGAGTGTGTCAACATCCTGCG ACGTCTCGCCAGAGCCTCGGATGCTGACCTCGGTGGAGAAGAAGTCTCCCGAGTCCGGCCTCAGCTACAGCGAGAGGAGACAGTATCGCAGAGCAATCCGGGAGCTTTACGAGACAGTCAGCCGCGGCTCGGACAG GCAGGACAGGACAGAGCAGTGCATGTTTAATGGCAGCTCGGCGGTCAGCGAGGAGGAGCTCAGTGGAGAGGAGGCTGTGGATGCGCTGGACACCAACTCACAGCTCTACACCGAGACGG ACGTGACCCTGCCCTCGAACCTGGCGCGGGCCTCGGGCTCCCACGTGACCGACCCCCATGCGGACCTGAGGGCCGCGTGCCCCCGAGCAGAGACCCGGGAGAAGCGCTGCTCTCTGCCTCCCGAGATGGGCCAGGTGTACCGCGAGATGCTGCTCATCTACGACAAGCTGCAG gtggAGAGCGTGGCCCAGCGCGAGTTGGCGGCGCAGCTCCGGGAGCGGGAGCACAGACTCCAGCAGGACCAGGCCCGGCTCCTGCAGCAGCAGAGTGCACTGGGCCAGATCCGGGGCGTGGAGGAGGAGGTGCGCACCACAATCCGCTGCCTCCAGGAG CAACATCAGCAGGAAGTCAGACGACTCCAGGAGAgcctgagagacagagacaaggAGAATAAGAGGCTGACGTCCTCCTTCGAGACCATGAAGGCCTTCAACGACACTGTGAAGAAGCAG CTTCATGATGTCAGCGAGCAGAACAAAAGGCTGGAGAAGCAGGCGAGGAgcgtacaggcccgtctggagAACTTGCAG CGGAAGCACGAGCTCTTGGCGGTGCAGAGGGGGCGAGAGAACATCCCCCCCGGCGGCCAGGACGTGAAGCGGGCGAGACGAGACCAGGCGGCCGCCGGGGCGCGACCAGCCAAG CCGCCCCCGAGCCCCGCTGTGTATGAGGCGCTGGCCGCCCTGCTGGACTGGGTCGTGGATCTGCAGCTCCGCCATCTACCCCCCCGAGACGGAGGAGACGACAGCCTGGCGCAGGAGAGGTGTTCAAAG CTGTTGCCGATGCTGACCGAGCAGCTGCAGTCGGGTCCGGCCGTGAGCGCCAGTCTCCACGTGCCGCTGGTCAGATTCATCTACTGGGCTTTGAGGCAGCTGGAAAACACCCCCCAG CACAACACCCTGACCTCCACCATGAGACGGCTGGGCGAGGAGGCCTACCGGGGGGCGGCTCCGCGCAGAGGACGAGGCGGCTCCCCCGACCGCGGCCACGAGGGCAAGCCGGCGACCGCGGCCTTCTTCAGAAGCCCCAGCCTCCACGTGAGGTTCCTGTCCACCCTCATCGTCCTCAAAACAGTCTCTCAAG CAGACCGCCTGGCCCAGGCCCTGGACTCACTGCACCGGGACCTGCAGGCCGCGGAGGGCCGGGCGCTGTTCCTGCAGTACCAGGCGCTGCCCCTGGTCCTGGCGCTGCTCCACTCGGGGGGAAGGGGTCTGCTCTCCGCCGCACTGGACATCCTGCTTCAGATGACCGCTGACCCCG GGTTTCTGGACGCCTTCCTGCAGAGCTGCAGCAGTGAGTCGTGTTTCCGGACCCTCTCCCTCCTGCTGCGCCAGCCCAGACTGGATGTCCCGCTGCTGGAGAAGATCAGCGTCCTCCTCCAGAAGCTCTCCAAGATCAA GAGGAACAAGCGGCTGTTCGAACTCTCGGGCATCCATCTCGCCGTGCAGGAGATGCACCGCACGGCCGACCCGGCGCACACCTTCCTCACCATCAACCTCAACTCCATCCTCTACAACCTGGGCCTGCTGAAGAGAGAGTCTAGGCCCCTCAGGTTTGCTGGCCCAGCATGTGAGCGTCTGGAGAAGCGTTCAGATGAGCTTTAA
- the ccdc138 gene encoding coiled-coil domain-containing protein 138 isoform X2, with amino-acid sequence MSFAEAAVDLDITVQRLKKKYLDRGRERTANTSGVSFKSGSVSTSCDVSPEPRMLTSVEKKSPESGLSYSERRQYRRAIRELYETVSRGSDRQDRTEQCMFNGSSAVSEEELSGEEAVDALDTNSQLYTETDVTLPSNLARASGSHVTDPHADLRAACPRAETREKRCSLPPEMGQVYREMLLIYDKLQVESVAQRELAAQLREREHRLQQDQARLLQQQSALGQIRGVEEEVRTTIRCLQEQHQQEVRRLQESLRDRDKENKRLTSSFETMKAFNDTVKKQLHDVSEQNKRLEKQARSVQARLENLQRKHELLAVQRGRENIPPGGQDVKRARRDQAAAGARPAKPPPSPAVYEALAALLDWVVDLQLRHLPPRDGGDDSLAQERCSKLLPMLTEQLQSGPAVSASLHVPLVRFIYWALRQLENTPQHNTLTSTMRRLGEEAYRGAAPRRGRGGSPDRGHEGKPATAAFFRSPSLHVRFLSTLIVLKTVSQADRLAQALDSLHRDLQAAEGRALFLQYQALPLVLALLHSGGRGLLSAALDILLQMTADPGFLDAFLQSCSSESCFRTLSLLLRQPRLDVPLLEKISVLLQKLSKIKRNKRLFELSGIHLAVQEMHRTADPAHTFLTINLNSILYNLGLLKRESRPLRFAGPAFKVIRV; translated from the exons ATGAGTTTTGCAGAGGCGGCCGTGGATCTGGACATCACGGTGCAGAGGCTGAAGAAGAAGTACCTGGACCGCGGCCGG GAAAGGACTGCGAATACATCAGGCGTCAGTTTCAAATCTGGGAGTGTGTCAACATCCTGCG ACGTCTCGCCAGAGCCTCGGATGCTGACCTCGGTGGAGAAGAAGTCTCCCGAGTCCGGCCTCAGCTACAGCGAGAGGAGACAGTATCGCAGAGCAATCCGGGAGCTTTACGAGACAGTCAGCCGCGGCTCGGACAG GCAGGACAGGACAGAGCAGTGCATGTTTAATGGCAGCTCGGCGGTCAGCGAGGAGGAGCTCAGTGGAGAGGAGGCTGTGGATGCGCTGGACACCAACTCACAGCTCTACACCGAGACGG ACGTGACCCTGCCCTCGAACCTGGCGCGGGCCTCGGGCTCCCACGTGACCGACCCCCATGCGGACCTGAGGGCCGCGTGCCCCCGAGCAGAGACCCGGGAGAAGCGCTGCTCTCTGCCTCCCGAGATGGGCCAGGTGTACCGCGAGATGCTGCTCATCTACGACAAGCTGCAG gtggAGAGCGTGGCCCAGCGCGAGTTGGCGGCGCAGCTCCGGGAGCGGGAGCACAGACTCCAGCAGGACCAGGCCCGGCTCCTGCAGCAGCAGAGTGCACTGGGCCAGATCCGGGGCGTGGAGGAGGAGGTGCGCACCACAATCCGCTGCCTCCAGGAG CAACATCAGCAGGAAGTCAGACGACTCCAGGAGAgcctgagagacagagacaaggAGAATAAGAGGCTGACGTCCTCCTTCGAGACCATGAAGGCCTTCAACGACACTGTGAAGAAGCAG CTTCATGATGTCAGCGAGCAGAACAAAAGGCTGGAGAAGCAGGCGAGGAgcgtacaggcccgtctggagAACTTGCAG CGGAAGCACGAGCTCTTGGCGGTGCAGAGGGGGCGAGAGAACATCCCCCCCGGCGGCCAGGACGTGAAGCGGGCGAGACGAGACCAGGCGGCCGCCGGGGCGCGACCAGCCAAG CCGCCCCCGAGCCCCGCTGTGTATGAGGCGCTGGCCGCCCTGCTGGACTGGGTCGTGGATCTGCAGCTCCGCCATCTACCCCCCCGAGACGGAGGAGACGACAGCCTGGCGCAGGAGAGGTGTTCAAAG CTGTTGCCGATGCTGACCGAGCAGCTGCAGTCGGGTCCGGCCGTGAGCGCCAGTCTCCACGTGCCGCTGGTCAGATTCATCTACTGGGCTTTGAGGCAGCTGGAAAACACCCCCCAG CACAACACCCTGACCTCCACCATGAGACGGCTGGGCGAGGAGGCCTACCGGGGGGCGGCTCCGCGCAGAGGACGAGGCGGCTCCCCCGACCGCGGCCACGAGGGCAAGCCGGCGACCGCGGCCTTCTTCAGAAGCCCCAGCCTCCACGTGAGGTTCCTGTCCACCCTCATCGTCCTCAAAACAGTCTCTCAAG CAGACCGCCTGGCCCAGGCCCTGGACTCACTGCACCGGGACCTGCAGGCCGCGGAGGGCCGGGCGCTGTTCCTGCAGTACCAGGCGCTGCCCCTGGTCCTGGCGCTGCTCCACTCGGGGGGAAGGGGTCTGCTCTCCGCCGCACTGGACATCCTGCTTCAGATGACCGCTGACCCCG GGTTTCTGGACGCCTTCCTGCAGAGCTGCAGCAGTGAGTCGTGTTTCCGGACCCTCTCCCTCCTGCTGCGCCAGCCCAGACTGGATGTCCCGCTGCTGGAGAAGATCAGCGTCCTCCTCCAGAAGCTCTCCAAGATCAA GAGGAACAAGCGGCTGTTCGAACTCTCGGGCATCCATCTCGCCGTGCAGGAGATGCACCGCACGGCCGACCCGGCGCACACCTTCCTCACCATCAACCTCAACTCCATCCTCTACAACCTGGGCCTGCTGAAGAGAGAGTCTAGGCCCCTCAGGTTTGCTGGCCCAGCAT ttaAAGTCATTAGAGTTTGA
- the ccdc138 gene encoding coiled-coil domain-containing protein 138 isoform X3 has product MSFAEAAVDLDITVQRLKKKYLDRGRERTANTSGVSFKSGSVSTSCDVSPEPRMLTSVEKKSPESGLSYSERRQYRRAIRELYETVSRGSDRQDRTEQCMFNGSSAVSEEELSGEEAVDALDTNSQLYTETDVTLPSNLARASGSHVTDPHADLRAACPRAETREKRCSLPPEMGQVYREMLLIYDKLQVESVAQRELAAQLREREHRLQQDQARLLQQQSALGQIRGVEEEVRTTIRCLQEQHQQEVRRLQESLRDRDKENKRLTSSFETMKAFNDTVKKQLHDVSEQNKRLEKQARSVQARLENLQRKHELLAVQRGRENIPPGGQDVKRARRDQAAAGARPAKPPPSPAVYEALAALLDWVVDLQLRHLPPRDGGDDSLAQERCSKLLPMLTEQLQSGPAVSASLHVPLVRFIYWALRQLENTPQHNTLTSTMRRLGEEAYRGAAPRRGRGGSPDRGHEGKPATAAFFRSPSLHVRFLSTLIVLKTVSQADRLAQALDSLHRDLQAAEGRALFLQYQALPLVLALLHSGGRGLLSAALDILLQMTADPGFLDAFLQSCSSESCFRTLSLLLRQPRLDVPLLEKISVLLQKLSKIKRNKRLFELSGIHLAVQEMHRTADPAHTFLTINLNSILYNLGLLKRESRPLS; this is encoded by the exons ATGAGTTTTGCAGAGGCGGCCGTGGATCTGGACATCACGGTGCAGAGGCTGAAGAAGAAGTACCTGGACCGCGGCCGG GAAAGGACTGCGAATACATCAGGCGTCAGTTTCAAATCTGGGAGTGTGTCAACATCCTGCG ACGTCTCGCCAGAGCCTCGGATGCTGACCTCGGTGGAGAAGAAGTCTCCCGAGTCCGGCCTCAGCTACAGCGAGAGGAGACAGTATCGCAGAGCAATCCGGGAGCTTTACGAGACAGTCAGCCGCGGCTCGGACAG GCAGGACAGGACAGAGCAGTGCATGTTTAATGGCAGCTCGGCGGTCAGCGAGGAGGAGCTCAGTGGAGAGGAGGCTGTGGATGCGCTGGACACCAACTCACAGCTCTACACCGAGACGG ACGTGACCCTGCCCTCGAACCTGGCGCGGGCCTCGGGCTCCCACGTGACCGACCCCCATGCGGACCTGAGGGCCGCGTGCCCCCGAGCAGAGACCCGGGAGAAGCGCTGCTCTCTGCCTCCCGAGATGGGCCAGGTGTACCGCGAGATGCTGCTCATCTACGACAAGCTGCAG gtggAGAGCGTGGCCCAGCGCGAGTTGGCGGCGCAGCTCCGGGAGCGGGAGCACAGACTCCAGCAGGACCAGGCCCGGCTCCTGCAGCAGCAGAGTGCACTGGGCCAGATCCGGGGCGTGGAGGAGGAGGTGCGCACCACAATCCGCTGCCTCCAGGAG CAACATCAGCAGGAAGTCAGACGACTCCAGGAGAgcctgagagacagagacaaggAGAATAAGAGGCTGACGTCCTCCTTCGAGACCATGAAGGCCTTCAACGACACTGTGAAGAAGCAG CTTCATGATGTCAGCGAGCAGAACAAAAGGCTGGAGAAGCAGGCGAGGAgcgtacaggcccgtctggagAACTTGCAG CGGAAGCACGAGCTCTTGGCGGTGCAGAGGGGGCGAGAGAACATCCCCCCCGGCGGCCAGGACGTGAAGCGGGCGAGACGAGACCAGGCGGCCGCCGGGGCGCGACCAGCCAAG CCGCCCCCGAGCCCCGCTGTGTATGAGGCGCTGGCCGCCCTGCTGGACTGGGTCGTGGATCTGCAGCTCCGCCATCTACCCCCCCGAGACGGAGGAGACGACAGCCTGGCGCAGGAGAGGTGTTCAAAG CTGTTGCCGATGCTGACCGAGCAGCTGCAGTCGGGTCCGGCCGTGAGCGCCAGTCTCCACGTGCCGCTGGTCAGATTCATCTACTGGGCTTTGAGGCAGCTGGAAAACACCCCCCAG CACAACACCCTGACCTCCACCATGAGACGGCTGGGCGAGGAGGCCTACCGGGGGGCGGCTCCGCGCAGAGGACGAGGCGGCTCCCCCGACCGCGGCCACGAGGGCAAGCCGGCGACCGCGGCCTTCTTCAGAAGCCCCAGCCTCCACGTGAGGTTCCTGTCCACCCTCATCGTCCTCAAAACAGTCTCTCAAG CAGACCGCCTGGCCCAGGCCCTGGACTCACTGCACCGGGACCTGCAGGCCGCGGAGGGCCGGGCGCTGTTCCTGCAGTACCAGGCGCTGCCCCTGGTCCTGGCGCTGCTCCACTCGGGGGGAAGGGGTCTGCTCTCCGCCGCACTGGACATCCTGCTTCAGATGACCGCTGACCCCG GGTTTCTGGACGCCTTCCTGCAGAGCTGCAGCAGTGAGTCGTGTTTCCGGACCCTCTCCCTCCTGCTGCGCCAGCCCAGACTGGATGTCCCGCTGCTGGAGAAGATCAGCGTCCTCCTCCAGAAGCTCTCCAAGATCAA GAGGAACAAGCGGCTGTTCGAACTCTCGGGCATCCATCTCGCCGTGCAGGAGATGCACCGCACGGCCGACCCGGCGCACACCTTCCTCACCATCAACCTCAACTCCATCCTCTACAACCTGGGCCTGCTGAAGAGAGAGTCTAGGCCCCTCAG ttaA